The nucleotide sequence CGGCGCCACGCGCCAGTCGCGTGCCCACGACCACGGTTCCACGGTGATCAGCAGTTCGCGGCCCCGTTCCTGCGCATAGGCGTCCGCCGCCGAAAGGCTCGTCAGGTCCACATCCTCCCACGGCAGGAACAGATGCTCGATGCGTGAATTGGGATCGTTGGTGAAATCCCCGTGCGGATCATAGGCTCCGAAGGTGATGGATTGCGGAGTGATGACCGGGCGCTTGTCGTGGAACATGCTGCGGGTGTCGACAGTGGCACCCCGAAACACCGCTGGCGGCGTAGACGGCTGTTGAAAGCAGCGCGCCGCAAAGAATGGCTGTTGCTAGTTTGTATGAGGTTTTCATCGCCGCCTCCTTTATTGCGTTGGCGATTGGGCAACGGGCAGCGCCAGATTCAACGCTTCCCTGTCCGGTGTTATCGTTTCGATGGAGATGAGCTTGCGCGCCTCGTCATCCTTGTTTCCGCCCGCATGGCGGAAGACATACCAGACGCCGTCCGGCTCTCGTTTCTGATAGATGGTCCCACCGGCGATGCGGTGGGAGAAACAGGTCTTGTTGGGGAATACACCCTCATCCATATGCCACTTCGCATCGAAGCACATCTGCCCCGACCTTGTGATGCGCCAGCGGCCTTCGGCCCAGACCTTGCCCTTCTCGCCATCGACCCGCGCGGTGAACCGGCGGTTCTGGCTTTCCATGCGCCCGGAACCATCGGTCCACTGCCAGCTCTTGTCGTGATAGAGCATGTAAAGCTCGGCGGGCGTCATCGGGCGAGCGCCGTCGGGCAGCCCATCCTTTGCGGATGGCGACGCACCGGCTGGCGCGCTGATCCCGGCAAGCACGATGAGGAATGGCAGAACGCGCCTGCTCCGCAACGAGAGGGTCCGCCCACCCTCAAACATCGCCCCAAACTTCGCCTCAAACTTCAAATGTTTCATTTGAACCTCCCACGACCTTGAGGTTGCGCGCACCCGTCAAAGGTTCTTGCGATTGACGGATGCGCGCCTGCGGCAGAACGTTTGTTGCTCTTCTTTCCTGCCGCTGTTGAACAGGATGGCCGATTGTCGAAATCCGGAAACCCAGGCTCCCGGCAATCGCCGGTGAAAAGACATTGCGCAGGTCGATGATTACCGGGTCCCGCATGGTCTGCTTCATCCGGACGAGGTCGAGCTTGCGAATACTGTCCCATTCGGTCACGACCACGGCGGCGTCGGCCATGTTCAGGCAGTCATAGGGGTCGTCATGGAACTCGACGTCGCTGAGAAGGCGGCGGGCATTCTCCATCCCCGCCGGATCATAGGCGCGAATGCTGGCGCCAAAACGCTGCAAGGTCTCGACAAGTGGAATGGACGGTGCGTCGCGCATGTCGTCCGTGTCGGGCTTGAACGTCAGGCCGAGGATGGCAATCGTGCGGCCTTCGGCGCTGCCGCCAAGCGCATCCAGCACCTTCAGCGCCATGCGGCGCTTGCGCGCTTCATTGACCGTGACCGTTTCCTCGACCAGCCGCAGGGCCACCCCGTGGTCCTGGGCGGTGCGCAGAAGCGCAAGCGTATCCTTCGGAAAACAGGAGCCGCCATAACCCGGCCCCGCATTCAGGAAACTCGTCCCGATACGCTTGTCCAGCCCCATGCCGAGCGCCAGTTCGCTGACATCGCTGCCGACTTCCTCACACAGATCCGCCAGCTCGTTGATGAAGGTGATCTTGGTGGCGAGAAAGGCGTTGGCGGCATATTTGATGAGTTCCGCCGTCCGCCGCTGCGTGATGAGGATCGGCGTCTGCCGGGGTTCGAGCGGCGGAGCGTAAAGGGTGACCAGCATGGAGCGCGCGCGCTCATCCTCGACGCCGATCACGACGCGATCCGGCTCCAGAAAATCGCTAATGGCCACGCCCTCGCGCAGAAACTCCGGATTGGATGCGACGGAGAAGCTTCCCGGCCTTTTGACCGAACCGATGATCTTCTGCACCACATCGCCAGTGCCGACCGGAACGGTGGACTTGATCACCACGACGCTATGATCGTCGATCAGCGGCGCGAGTTCACGAGCGGCCATATAGACGAAGGACAGGTCGGCATCCCCGTGGCCAGCGCGCGCAGGCGTTCCCACGGCAATGAAGACAACCGACGCGCCCTTGACGGCCTCCGCCAGATCGGTCGTGAAACGGAGCCGCCCAAAGGCGAAGTTGCGTTCCACCAGCTCCTCCAGCCCCGGCTCGTAGATCGGCACGATGCCGCGTTCCAGCCGGACGATCTTCCGCTCGTCCTTGTCGACGCAGACGACTTCGTGTCCCCAGGCCGCGAAACACACGCCACTGACCAATCCGACATAGCCCGTACCGATGACAGCGATCTTCATAATCGTCGCGCCTCTTTCGCCTAGTTTACTGCGCTGGGCGCACCGGTGCGCCAGCGTGGGTTGAAGACTGTCCGGTGAACGTCGCGCCCGCCTCTGCCAGCCCCTGCAACCGAGAAGCGGTCGTCAAAGAGCGTGAAGCTTTTTGTGCCCCAGCTCAGAGCCTCGATGCCGTCGCGCCCGCGTTCGGCAGTGGTGAAGCCTGTCAACGCCACCAGCGCCGTGAAACTGCATGCCATTGCCGGCCGATAGAGGCGGTTCGTCATGCGCACCTGATTTTCCCGCGTGTGCTGGATGACGATCATCGCCATCAGGAACAGGTAGAAACACGCATTGATGATGGCGAAGATGAAGAAGCCTCGCGTCTGATCGGCACCGCTGACCACGAGGACAGGCAGAATGGACACACCGGAGATCAGCGCATAGGGCGCGATCACCCGCAGTGGCACCGGATCGACCTCGGATGAGCCTTTCGGCGTGACACGAAAATCGACAAAGGAACCGGTCAGCCAGTCACGGAAGGCTGCGAAGGTTCCAGCCAGAACCCAGGGCCAGCGTGCCAGCAGGAACAGCATCGCTTCCCAGCTGAAAATCCTGCCGTCGACAGGGCGGAACGTCTCGCTCGACCGCCACCAGAATGCCAGCGCCAAAATCACGAGCGATTGCGGCATGAAGTGCATCAGGAAAGCGGGATAGGTAACGCTGGCGAAATTATCACCATAAGCCAGAATGGCTATCGGCAGAACGAATGTCAGCGCCAGAAAGAAAGCATAGAGAGGATACCAAAGCTGCGAGAACAGAAACTGGATCTTCAGGCGCAGCGGCAAGCGACCGATCAGCTTCGGCGTATATTGCAACAGGATCATCACGAGGCTGCGCGACCACTGGAATTCCTGCGTCACAAGATCGGCAAAGGTGCGTGGACCGTCGCCATGGGCGATGGCATCCAGCGCATGAACGCCGCGCCAGCCATGCGCATTCATGAACAGGGTCGTGGAATGATCCTCGGCCAGTTCGGGTCCAAGGCCGCCGATTTCCTTCAGCGCTGCCGTGCGTACCGCATAATGAGAGCCGATGCAGACCGGGGCAAAGCCTCCGTTGTAACCGGCCTGCAGCGAGCCATGCATGCTGGCTTCCACATAGAGACGCCCGCGGGCCGACCAGCTTTCATGCGCATTGCGATCACAAATGCTTGGCGCGGAAACATAACCAACCGCGGGATCGGCGAAGGGCCGCAGAATGTTGAAGAGATAGCCCGGCTCAGGCACATGATCGGCATCGAGCTGCGACACGAAATCATAGCGCTCATAGCCATAGTGATCGTAGAAGAAGGCGAGATTGCCTTCCTTGCACCGGGTGCGGCGCGGCCAGCTTTGCCGATGATAATCGGCACGTCCCCTGCGCGTGGAAACGTACACGCCATGTTCCCGGCACCAGGCAAGCGTCGCGGGCGAAGGGTCCTCATCGGCAAGCCAGGTATCGTGCGGCACATCCTGCGCCAGCATGGCGCGCAAGGTTTCAGCCACCACCTCGAACGGCTCAGACGGCGCCTTGGTGACGACCATGGCAACGCGGCTTCCAGCAGGGATGCGAAGCGGGCCGGTGGGGCGCGCCGCGTGGAAGAAAATGGTGATGAAATAAAGCGGCAGGATCGTGATCCAGGCCAGGAGCGCCGTCACCAGAATATAACCCGCAAGGTGATTGGGCGTGGCGCTGATGAGCCACCATTGCCAGAAATAGGCGAGGGCGAGGGCCCAGAGGACAATGCCAACCACATACTCCACCCGCTTGCGGCCAGTGAAGATGGGCGTCAGCAAGGGTTCCGTTTCGCCTGTATCGCCACCAGTGACTGGGTGAAGCTCGCGCCGTGTCATGTCCGCATCTCCAGCCCAAAGAAGGGCGCAGCCGTGCGGATGATCGTATCGAGATCGGAATGGAGCGTGCGGAAGCCGAGCTTTGCCGCAGCCTCCGATGGATCGGCATAAAGCACGGGCGGGTCGCCCGCCCGGCGCGGCCGCATTTCGACGGGCACCCTGCGGCCGGTCAGCCGGTCTATCGCATCCACGATTTCCCTGATGGATGTTCCGCGCCCGGTTCCCAGATTGAGAACGAGGTTTCCACCGCCATTCAGAAGATGTTCGACCGCAAGCACATGCGCCCGCGCCAGATCGACGACATGAATATAGTCGCGGATGCAGGTGCCATCCGGCGTTTCGTAATCATCGCCGTAAACTTCGAGGCAATCCGCCTTTCCCGCCGCAGCCAGCATGGCGCGCGGTATCAGATGGGTTTCGGGATCGTGCCTTTCGCCCAGTTCGCCATCCAGATCGGCGCCGCAGGCGTTGAAATAGCGCAGTGCCGCATAGGGCAAGCCATAGGCTGCCGAATAGTCGGCCAGCATATGTTCGGCGATCAGCTTCGTGCGCCCATAGGGGTTGATGGGGCGCTGCATTTCACCCTCGCGGATCGGCAGCGCATTCGGAATGCCATAGGTGGCGCAGCTCGATGAAAAGATGACAGGGCGTCCGCCCGTCAGGCGGCTCGCCTCCAGAACGGACTGGATGCCGCCGACATTGTTGCGATAATATTTCGCGGGGTCCGTGACGGATTCCCCCACATAAGCCGAGGCCGCAAAGTGGATGATGGCTGCCGGATCAAAGCTCGTGATGGCAGCGACAAGCTGATCCTGGGAAAGCGTGTCGCCCTCGACAAACTCGCCCCAGCGAACGGAAGACCGGTGACCCGTCGACAGGTTGTCATAGACGACCGGCGAGAATCCGCTCTCATGCAGAAGCTTCGCCGTATGGCTTCCGATGAAGCCTGCACCGCCGGTGACGAGTATGGTCGGCCGTGTCATCTCGCCACCTCGAAAAGCTCGCCCGTCGGCCTGACAAGCTGGCGTTCGAAATAGGCGATCGTCTGCTTCAGCCCTTCGACAAGCGCTATCTGCGGTTCCCAGCCAAGCTCGCGCTTGGCGAGCATGATGTCGGGACGGCGCTGGCGCGGATCGTCGGTCGGCAGCGGACGATAGACGATCCGCGATGACGAACCGGTCAGTGCAATGATCTGCTCGGCGAGTTCACGCACGGTGAACTCTCCCGGATTGCCCAGATTGACGGGCTTGCGGACCTGGCTGTTCATCAGCCGGCTGAAGCCTTCGATCAGATCGTCGACATAGCAGAAGGAGCGGGTCTGCGAGCCGTCGCCATAGATGGTGATGTCTTCACGCTTGAGGGCCTGAACGATGAAGTTCGACACGACGCGCCCGTCGTCGGGCCGCATGCGCGGGCCATAGGTGTTGAAGATGCGCACGATGCGGATATCGACGCCATACTGCTTGTGAAAATCGTAGAACAGCGTTTCGGCGGAGCGCTTGCCTTCGTCGTAGCAGGACCGGGGACCGAAGGAATTGACATTGCCCCAATAGGCTTCCGGCTGCGGATGCGTCTGCGGATCGCCGTAGACTTCCGAAGTCGATGCCTGAAAAATCCGGGCCTGGTAATGTGCTGCAAGCTCAAGCAGGTTGAGCGAGCCGATGACGCTCGTCTTCATCGTATGCACCGGATCAGCCTGATAATGCGGCGGCGAAGCCGGGCATGCCAGATTGTAGATCTCGTCCACCGGCAGATCGATCGGGTTGACGATATCGTGGCGAACGAAGCTGAACGTGTCGTAACGCAGGAGATTGCGCAGGTTCTCAAGCCGTCCGGTCGAAAAATTATCGACGCAGACGACGAAGTTTCCTTCGTTCAGAAGACGTTCGCAAAGATGAGAGCCAAGAAACCCCGCGCCACCGGCGACAAGGATGCGCCGCGTCGACATGCGCGTGGCAGATATACCCGATGATCTGAAGTTTATACTCACGAGAACCTCCAACGCCAATTCTTCAACAAGCGATCCCGCAAAAACACAAAGCATCTTCATCAACACGCTTGAATAGAAACGTGCCGTTCGGTGATTTATGCTTGCTCTACCAGATGATTGAAGATAGCGGCGCTGGAGACCAGAGTCGTTAGCGTAGAATCCGGAAACTTATCCTTGCGTCCATTTTTGAAGATCCTTTATTGCTCTAGTTCCGCGCCTGCAACTGCGCGAAATGGGCAAGCATCCGGTCCGGATCGGCTTTGATGCCACTGAAGAGCTCGAATGCGCCGACCGCCTGAAACACAGCCATCCCGCCGCCGTCGAGCACGCGGCATCCGCGCTCCTTCGCAAGCCGAACCAGCGGCGTCTGCAATGGAAAATAGACGATATCGGAAACCCAGAGGTGAGGCTGTACCAGCGCGGGCGCGAGCGGCAGGCCGGGATGCGCATCCATGCCCGTTGGCGTCGCGTGGACCAGACCAGATGCCCCCGCCAGCGTTCCCGCGAGATCGGAACCTGCAATGAAACTGCATTGCGGCTGCACCGCAACGAGCTTGCCGATGACCGCATCGACCTTCGCGGCGTCGAGGTCGAAGATGTGCACTTCCAGCGCCCCCATCTCGGCGAGCGCGTAGGCAACGGCGACCCCGGCCCCACCCGCACCGAGCAGCACCACACGCGCAAGCGACGCACCCGGCAGGCCGCGACGAAACCCTTCCGCATAGCCCCACCAGTCGGTGTTGTGGCCGATGCGCCTGCCATCGGAAAACACCACCGTGTTGATCGATTGCAGGGCAAAAGCATGGGGCGAAAGTTCATCGACCAGCGCCACCGCCGCCTGCTTGCAGGGGTGGGTGATGTTGAGACCGGAAAAACCCGCAGCCTCCGCCTCCGCGACAAGCGCGGGCAGATCGCTGGCTGAACGCCCCTTCTCGGCAAGATCGATAATGTCGTAGCGATAGGCGAGACCCGCCGCCTCGCCTTCCCGCATATGCATCGCCGGTGAGAGCGAACGCTGGATATTCGCGCCGATCAGGCCCACATGAATACGGCGTTTCGTCACTTCACTTCTCAATTCCATTCTCCACAGGATCGGACGGCGCGCCGACCCCCGCTATTCCGGGCTTTTCAAAAGGGCGATGATCGTGTCGCTGATCAGGCGGCGATGCCGCGCCTTCACGTCTGAGGCCATGAGGTCGGTGCCGAAGATCGCGCCGAATGTGTGCCTGTTGGACACGCGGAAGAAGCACTGCGCGCTGATCAGCATGTGGAGGTCGAGCGCGGAAATGCGTCGCTGGAAAACGCCCTGCTCGCGCCCGCGTTCGAGGATTTTCTCGATCGTTTCCAGAATGGTCACATTCTGGCGCGACAGGACATCGGAGCGCTCCATGTGTTCGGCGCGGTGAATGTTTTCCACCGCGACCAGCCGCACGAAATCCGGATTGGCGTCGTCATGGTCAAAAGTGCTTTCCACCAGACTGCGCATGGCGGATTCCGGGTCCTGATCGTCGAGCGACAGCGAGCTTTCCAGCGCACGTATCTTTCCATAGGCGCGTTCCAGCACGGCGAGATAAAGCCCCTCCTTGCTGCCGAAATAATAATAGATCATGCGCTTGGACGTGCGGGTCTGCGCCGCGATCTCGTCCACGCGGGCGCCGGAAAACCCCGATGCCACGAACTCCCGCCCCGCAACGTCGAGAATATTTTCCCGCGTTGCATCCGGGTCGTTCTTGCGCGTCTGCGCCTTGGCGAGCGCCTTTGCCATGGTTTCCTCTCCCCCAGCGATCAAAGTGCCGCTGCACTTTTCGGCATGCCCGCCGGGCGCATGTAGCGCCGCAGCGCCGCAATGCGGAAGATCGCATTGGCCGCGCCATACCCCTTGTAGCTCTGCCTTTGCACGACTTCGAAAAAGAAGCCCTGATCGTCGGTCGGGCTATAGAGCTGGAAATATTCGCCGCTCTCGTCGCGGTCATAAAGCACGTTCGCAGCCTTGAGCCGGTCGGTGAATTCCGGGTCGAGACCGAGCCGCGCTTCCAGATCGTCGTAATAATTCGGCGAGATTTCCAGCGTGTGAAAGCCGTTGTCGCGCAGGGCCGCAGCCGTCGCGAAGATATCGTCCGTGGCGAAGGCCAGATGCTGGATGCCCGAGCCGAAGGTTTCGGCGATGAAGCGACCGGCCAGTGTGCGACGGTTTTCCGCGCCGTTGAGCGTGATGCGCAGCGTTCCCTCATCGTTTTCCACCACCTGGCTGCGAACGACGCCGCCCGGATCGACGATATCGACCATGGGCGATTTCCGCGATTCCGTGAGCGAGGTATAGAAGAGGAGCCAGGTCAGAAGCTCATCGAACTTCATCGTCTGGGCAACATGATCGATGCGGGTGAGGCCGACACCGGCACCCGTTTCATTGCCTGCAACCGGCTCGAACTCGATATCGAAGATGCGGGCCAGATCGGTCTTTTCGTCAAGAAAATAGACCAGCCCGCCGCCAACGCCACGAATGGCGGGCATGGCGATTTCGCCCGGATCGAGCGGTTGTTCAAAATTCTCCGCACCCATGGCAACGGCGCGCGCATGGGCTTGCGCCGCATCGTCCACGACGAGCCCCATTGCATAGGCTGCGGTGCCGTGAACGGCATAGGCCGAGCTTGCAAAGCCGCGCGTATCGGTATTGATGACGAGATTGATGTCACCCTGCCGGTAGAGCGCCACTTCTTTCGTACGATGCCTGCCAGCGAGCCTGAAGCCCAGCGCGCCGACAGCGGCCACCAGTCGCTCTGCATCTTCGGCATGGGTGGCAAACTCGACAAAGCCGACCCGGTGCACCTTTGCGCGGGGCGGCATGGCGGGGACCGTCAGCCTGTTGTCCGGCTCGACCCGGCGAACCTGATCGCCAAGATAGATCAGCGAACGGCGTCCGTCGGCAGCGATCATGGCGGGCGATCCGCCACGGAACTGGTCGTTGAAGATTTCCAGCGAGAAATAGCCGTCATAGCCGGTCGCGGCCACCGCGCGCATGAAATCCAGCACCGGCAGGTCGCCCTCGCCCGGCATGTTGCGATAATGGCGGCTCCAGTAAAGCAGGTCCATGTCGATCAGAGGCGCATCCGCCATCTGGATAATGAAAAGCTTGTCCTTCGGAATGGAGCGGATCGAATTCACGTCGATCTTGCGCGCCAGCGTGTGAAAACTGTCGAGGATCAGCCCGACATTGGGATGGTCGGCGCGGCGCACGATCTCCCATGCATCGCGGTGGTCGCTGATATGGCGGCCCCAGGCGAGCGCCTCGTAACCGACGCGCAGATTGCGCCGCGCCGCCCGCTCGCCAAGCTCGCGAAAATCATCCGCGGCGCGGTCAATGCCGCCAATGGCAGCTGGCGACACGTTGGAGCAGACCAGAACGAGATCGGTGCCCAGCTCCTGCATCAGGTCGAACTTGCGTTCGGCGCGGTCGAAAGTGCGGCTGCGTAGAGGTTCGGGCATGCCTTCAAAATCGCGGAAAGGCTGGAAAAGCGTGATCTCCAGCCCCAGGTCGCGCGCCATCTGGCCCACCTGACGGGGGCTTTCGTCAAAGGTGAGAAAATCATTCTCGAAAATCTCCACCCCGTCGAAACCGGCCTTGGCGATGGCTCCCAGTTTCTGCTGGAGATCGCCGCTGATGGAGACGGTTGCTATCGAAGTCTTCATGTCACGCTCCTGTCTCCGGCCTGACCGGAGTTTCCTGCCAGTCCCGGGCAAACCCGCCCGGAACCGTTTCATTCAGTATCGGCCTGCACCGTACTGTTTTAATTTCCGCCGCGAACCTTCTTCAATTCGGCAAACAGCTCATTGACGGTTTCCGCACCGATTTCGGCACTGAACTTGTCGATGATCGGCTTTACCGCATCGCGCAGGCGCGCGGTTTCTTCCGGCGTCAGTTCGGTCACCTGCATGCCCGTCTTCTTGATCTCGTCGAGTGCGATTGCATCCTGCTCACGCGAAACCTTGCGCTGATAATCGCGCGCCTCGACCGCCGCCTGTTCGATCACCGCCTTTTCCTCATCGTTGAGGCGATCCCAGAACTTCTTGCTGATCATCACGATCTGCGGATTGTACTGGTGGCGCGTCAGCGTCAGATATTTCTGCACTTCATAGAACTTGGCATTGATGATGTTGGCATTTGGATTTTCCTGCCCGTCGACAGTGCCGGTTTCAAGCGCCGTGTAAAGCTCGGTATAGGGCAGCGGCACCGCATTGGCGCCAAGCGTATTGAACAGGGCGACAGGAACCGGCGATTGCAGGGTGCGGATCTTCAGCCCGGCAATATCCTCCAGTTTCGCGACCGGATGGCGGTTGTTGGTCAGGTTGCGGAAACCGAGTTCCCAATAGGCAAGCCCGACCAGCCCCGTATCGGGCAGGCGCTTCAGGAGGTTGGTGCCGAACGGGCCATCCATGACCTTGTCGGCTTCCTCGCCGCTGTTGAACAGGAATGGCAGATCGACAGCCTCGAATGCCTTGACGGTGCTGGACAGGATGCCCGCATTCATTACCGTCATTTCCACCACGCCGCCCTGCAAGCCGGAAAGCGTCTGCGGATCGCTGCCCAGCACACCGCCGGGAAACAGTTTCACATTGATCTGCCCGCCGCTCTTTTCCTTCACCAGCTCGGCAAATTTCTCCATGCCCGTGACCTGCGGATGGCCCTTGCTGTTGGCGGCGGCAAACTTGATGGTCTGCGAACGGATTTCGGCCATGGCCGTGGTCGTCATCAGGGCCAGCGGCAGAACCATGCCCAATGCCATTGTCTTCAGTATTTTCTTCATGTCTTCCTCCCACTCGTTATTTCAATGTCTTCAGGGCCGCATCACGCGGCCCCCGTTCTTGATTCAATGAAACCAGCCCATCGGCACCGTCACCAGCTGCGGAAACAGCACCATCAGGAAAAGCACCACCAGCTGCGCGATCAGGAACGGCAGCACGCCCGTCATCACCTTTTCGAATGGCAGGCGCGCGACGCCGCACACCACATTCAGCACCGTGCCGACAGGCGGGGTGATGAGGCCGATGGAATTGTTGATGATGAACAGCACGCCGAAATAGACCGGATCGATGCCTGCCTCCTTGATGATCGGCATCAACACCGGCGTCAGGATCAGGATCGTCGGGGTCATGTCCATCGCCATGCCGACGAGAACAACCATCAGCATGATGGCAAGCAGCAGAAGCGTCTGGTTATCCATCAGGGGTCGCACCAGATCGGCGAGTTCCCCCGGCACATCGGCAACGGTTATCATCCAGGCCGAAACGCTGGCGCTGGCAACGAGGAACATCACCACGGCGGTCGTCTTCGCAGCGTCCACCATGGCCGGATAGAGCCGGGAAAGCGGCAGTTCCCGATAGATCACGGTTGCCACGAACAGCGAATAGACGGCGGCGACCACGCCCGCTTCCGTCGGCGTGAACACGCCGAAGCGAAGGCCGACAATGATGATGACCGGCAGCATCAGGGCCCAGATACTGTCGAGGAAAGCCCGCATCCGCGCACCGGGCGCGGCCTTCTTCGGCAGGTCGAACTGTTCGCGGCGGGCAAGGATGAACCATGTCACGCACAGCGCCACGGCAATCATCAGGCCGGGAAAAATACCCGCCAGAAACAGCTTGGTGATCGAAACGCCGCCGATCACGCCAAACAGGATGAAGCCGATGGATGGCGGGATGATCGGCGCGATGATCGAAGCCGAGGCGATCAGCCCGGCGGCGCGGCCCGGCTCATGTCCGGCATTGCGCATCATCGGAAACAGCAATGCGCCGAGCGCCGCCGCGTCAGCGACCGCCGAACCCGAAAGGCTTGCAATCACGCAGGCCGCGAAGATCGCGACGAAGCCGAGACCGCCGCGCACATGGCCCACCATGACCAGCGCCAGATTGACGATGCGGCGCGAAAGGCCGCCCGCATTCATGATTTCCCCCGCAAGCAGGAAGAACGGGACGGCCATCAGCGGAAAACTGTCCGCGCCGTTCAGCACGTTCTGCGCCACGATCTGAGCGTCGAACAGATCCATATACATCATCAGCGCCGCGCCGCTGATGATGAGCGCGAAGGCCACCGGAACGCCGAGCGCCATCGGAACCAGAAGGGCGGCAAGAAAGATGAGCAAGGTCATTGTCAGCGCGCCCTATTTGCGATCTTCATCGGTCGGGACGGGTGTGACATGCTCCTCGCTGTCCGTCACGAAATGCGTGCTGGCGACATCGATGCGCCCGGTCGCGATGCCGAAGCCGTTCCACGCGATGATGAGGAGCGCGGGCACGGCAAAGGCCAGCCCCGCGCCGTAAAACCAGCCCATCGACATGCCCGTCGCAGGGGCCAGCGTCGGGATATTGATGAGGGTCTGCGTCCAGCTTCCCGAAAGAACCAGCCAGGTCGCGCCGAACAT is from Brucella intermedia LMG 3301 and encodes:
- a CDS encoding TRAP transporter large permease subunit; protein product: MTLLIFLAALLVPMALGVPVAFALIISGAALMMYMDLFDAQIVAQNVLNGADSFPLMAVPFFLLAGEIMNAGGLSRRIVNLALVMVGHVRGGLGFVAIFAACVIASLSGSAVADAAALGALLFPMMRNAGHEPGRAAGLIASASIIAPIIPPSIGFILFGVIGGVSITKLFLAGIFPGLMIAVALCVTWFILARREQFDLPKKAAPGARMRAFLDSIWALMLPVIIIVGLRFGVFTPTEAGVVAAVYSLFVATVIYRELPLSRLYPAMVDAAKTTAVVMFLVASASVSAWMITVADVPGELADLVRPLMDNQTLLLLAIMLMVVLVGMAMDMTPTILILTPVLMPIIKEAGIDPVYFGVLFIINNSIGLITPPVGTVLNVVCGVARLPFEKVMTGVLPFLIAQLVVLFLMVLFPQLVTVPMGWFH
- a CDS encoding bifunctional sugar phosphate isomerase/epimerase/4-hydroxyphenylpyruvate dioxygenase family protein, which gives rise to MKTSIATVSISGDLQQKLGAIAKAGFDGVEIFENDFLTFDESPRQVGQMARDLGLEITLFQPFRDFEGMPEPLRSRTFDRAERKFDLMQELGTDLVLVCSNVSPAAIGGIDRAADDFRELGERAARRNLRVGYEALAWGRHISDHRDAWEIVRRADHPNVGLILDSFHTLARKIDVNSIRSIPKDKLFIIQMADAPLIDMDLLYWSRHYRNMPGEGDLPVLDFMRAVAATGYDGYFSLEIFNDQFRGGSPAMIAADGRRSLIYLGDQVRRVEPDNRLTVPAMPPRAKVHRVGFVEFATHAEDAERLVAAVGALGFRLAGRHRTKEVALYRQGDINLVINTDTRGFASSAYAVHGTAAYAMGLVVDDAAQAHARAVAMGAENFEQPLDPGEIAMPAIRGVGGGLVYFLDEKTDLARIFDIEFEPVAGNETGAGVGLTRIDHVAQTMKFDELLTWLLFYTSLTESRKSPMVDIVDPGGVVRSQVVENDEGTLRITLNGAENRRTLAGRFIAETFGSGIQHLAFATDDIFATAAALRDNGFHTLEISPNYYDDLEARLGLDPEFTDRLKAANVLYDRDESGEYFQLYSPTDDQGFFFEVVQRQSYKGYGAANAIFRIAALRRYMRPAGMPKSAAAL
- a CDS encoding TRAP transporter substrate-binding protein, producing MKKILKTMALGMVLPLALMTTTAMAEIRSQTIKFAAANSKGHPQVTGMEKFAELVKEKSGGQINVKLFPGGVLGSDPQTLSGLQGGVVEMTVMNAGILSSTVKAFEAVDLPFLFNSGEEADKVMDGPFGTNLLKRLPDTGLVGLAYWELGFRNLTNNRHPVAKLEDIAGLKIRTLQSPVPVALFNTLGANAVPLPYTELYTALETGTVDGQENPNANIINAKFYEVQKYLTLTRHQYNPQIVMISKKFWDRLNDEEKAVIEQAAVEARDYQRKVSREQDAIALDEIKKTGMQVTELTPEETARLRDAVKPIIDKFSAEIGAETVNELFAELKKVRGGN